One Phycisphaera mikurensis NBRC 102666 DNA window includes the following coding sequences:
- a CDS encoding LamG-like jellyroll fold domain-containing protein, giving the protein MEPPEPSGEPRPAPRAQLGPPPAARRPADLEPLEQRILLSGTLVSSLKGHWRLDEIAGSTASSGVAAVHATLLADAAFAPAGGRLGGALSLSGSGSAAVVGNVHDPGSGSQTASIWFRRPGGGAIGNDQFLFSKGNRYSTREGWSLNLESSTQEIRFRVNGSDSSAQRASVEADLPQDDRWHHLAAVIDRDAGTLRAYLDGDGSVWRTGGGGPTTRSLASVTHIDTDDPLTLGAVHDGHLLRGNFTGLLDDARIYDRGLGELEIQALASGATRFEPEVTATGSSSTLTAGAPSTLGLHAEHARPDRWAIDWGDGTSEELAGAAASRVHTFAGSGSPQQIAVTAFYGTEAFQAPIRDGGAEADFALGGRAVLDTGSRSWIRDGAVQRDGKLVVAGGPNFTVARFLADGTPDASFGPHGTGVVEIPTAGEGQAVALQRDGKIVVAGGSWFSLARLNLDGSPDTGFGSAGTGVVDDTFGSTFEANDLLIQDDGRIVLAGDGAGDFILARFDPDGRRDHSFGGPGANGRVQTDLYGARDSANAIAAGRDGRLYVTGRTTSAGSSDYDVALAAYSADGGLDRSFGSNGRARADFGDDDEAAFGIDVQPDGRVVVAGRSRVSDANSYDFATARFTAGGFLDASFGGDGTVTTHLGRGYDAAYGVVVLNTGQLLIGGRTSGLGTTNGYDYGVVRLDADGSRDLTFGEGGVSAIDFEGERDDAEALVVGNDGRIFLIGRADGKIGVAATTGFAAPDSGGSFGAGWRLATMKPHHVYGPTGYVGGAHYEHLPIVAEDGVGVARVLAGQSFVLPGDESSALATTGSLDFTAQAGAAAASAGLILAGFAELEGFGDTPKRRLNLRWTPGGGLLLEQGGTEVFRLAGPWADGNLHRFTLAWEGDRVTFFADGAVAASGTLVAATDWASCSPMFGDEKTDQRGTAAAQVIRDVTVGEGSFSVADAAAAVAAASTPLATASREAFIGYEATDGSFSQNFLAQRIISHDAGALADPAEIGRGWIQDGSFTPDVLLPGRPIYQTLLFGDPGSFQKVSTVYTTASVSGRSDANQMVRVSNGWITGEGSMALDLTSKSREIHWGLNVWDHDRYVQHGRFSHYVADGGGAASTNGTHSDLHLGWTDGKRFITSVLQAPAPIFRGHVSMTLGGDHRLTRIVHYHDPAGFVGSAPMTPLAAGLLRDRTGDSVPLSFIDGPEAAPGQTVGYGSVRLADGSSLVGIGLGAYHHPPAQTLGASTALGSGHAQTTSVASVRPTDARPVWMGAAQGGSTEILRLTYDPDDLSSARTHLGTGWIDEAWLKTTDTLNTRHFISANPASRFYLDPDSDADGDGIRLLDERLWWNTNPDSLDTDGDGLHDDYEISYRPVLAGLGGTVNPGAPDAASAYASQSPRTQLRELQVGQGDLFNPLVKDDPKADFDRDGLPNYLESSYGSHPGLSDTDGDGVSDLKEHEQGSSPVDPSDLGLAPPLATKERVSVTVGDPSPSHSEQWALEFNRTTPGGPGSTERVRLMAPDHGLVITEDFWFDVGADYTGVIQHVGSNTDPPDYDWTADVKLATELPPEQADRPRAALTVTEVNNKDEPVLPGGSDFNIDEGKIIVRLRPSVEIDLDVDSDNTAGLYGGPDGTDEEDEHEDAYGDPEHPGKILLANTLDHDRDLIPDYADGFGLDVGMPTADRSTGARFTPLNLEVTGVLELVPEAVLRIDYAASVPLEIQATPSDLFALPQTGNLRLWNLDASTARNGESLLNGGNFVAPGVYSFAELGLRRGASSGQLWLEAVGASDVIGGDRITASVGTLQEDDVAGETFLTLFSDTVGFTAVEVQLEQRNTAGGGWVDANGFLAADLRPFPDGSVPDHFVYRFAVEDPRFEAETITLGNHDLSLSGGSVRYSEEFGVARPGQAGMADSSYLILSAGEVDFSYNPNGSYPVEWVDDVAAADREVAAEVDRAVTDMHGRWAAPAPEPGNSPNPGAFGNEVHRRVSERLQGRPGWLVDVVVDEQTNRVVKIGGGPGGSGTTQVDLIKLRSGVSPEVGDVLAKEDIKGVYDIKSSASGNVPRAQRLKLKVVSQGGAAANQGGAGEVKVTRTRYRWTAGGGWTENLKVARSLKVMSAFGLTTTASAFVHADELDAELLDVVAAFEEAKRVDLTQRPGVLAIATGKFANYLSHFDPSGNVQALSLAAFLQVLSSDAFERGDL; this is encoded by the coding sequence GTGGAACCTCCTGAACCGTCAGGCGAGCCTCGCCCTGCGCCGCGTGCGCAGCTCGGCCCGCCGCCCGCCGCCCGCCGCCCGGCCGACCTCGAGCCGCTCGAGCAGCGGATCCTGCTGTCCGGCACGTTGGTGTCCTCGCTGAAGGGCCACTGGCGGCTCGATGAAATCGCCGGCTCCACCGCGTCCAGCGGCGTGGCCGCCGTTCACGCGACTCTCCTCGCGGACGCCGCGTTCGCGCCCGCCGGGGGCCGCCTCGGCGGCGCCCTCTCCCTCTCCGGCTCCGGGAGCGCCGCCGTCGTCGGCAACGTGCACGACCCCGGCTCCGGCAGCCAGACCGCCAGCATCTGGTTCAGGCGGCCCGGCGGCGGCGCGATCGGCAACGACCAGTTCCTCTTTTCCAAGGGCAATCGCTACTCGACCCGCGAGGGCTGGTCGCTGAACCTCGAATCCTCCACGCAGGAGATCCGCTTCCGCGTCAACGGCAGCGACAGCTCCGCCCAGCGAGCCAGCGTCGAGGCCGACCTGCCGCAGGACGACCGCTGGCACCACCTCGCGGCGGTCATCGATCGCGACGCCGGGACCCTCCGCGCCTACCTCGACGGCGACGGCTCCGTCTGGCGCACCGGCGGCGGCGGGCCGACCACCCGGAGCCTCGCGTCGGTCACCCACATCGACACCGACGACCCGCTGACGCTCGGCGCCGTCCACGACGGCCACCTGCTCCGCGGCAACTTCACCGGCCTGCTCGACGACGCGAGGATCTACGACCGCGGCCTCGGCGAGCTGGAGATCCAGGCCCTCGCCTCCGGCGCCACCCGCTTCGAGCCTGAGGTTACCGCCACCGGCTCCTCGTCCACCCTCACCGCCGGCGCACCCTCCACGCTCGGACTCCACGCCGAGCACGCCCGCCCCGACCGCTGGGCCATCGACTGGGGCGACGGCACCAGCGAGGAGCTCGCCGGCGCCGCGGCCTCCCGCGTCCACACCTTCGCTGGCTCCGGCTCCCCGCAGCAGATCGCTGTCACCGCCTTCTACGGAACCGAGGCCTTCCAGGCCCCGATCCGCGACGGCGGCGCCGAGGCCGACTTCGCGCTCGGCGGCCGGGCCGTTCTCGACACGGGCAGCCGGAGCTGGATCCGCGACGGCGCCGTGCAGCGCGACGGCAAGCTGGTCGTCGCCGGCGGCCCGAACTTCACCGTCGCCCGCTTCCTCGCCGACGGCACGCCCGACGCCTCCTTCGGACCGCACGGCACCGGGGTCGTGGAAATCCCCACCGCCGGAGAGGGCCAAGCGGTCGCCCTCCAGCGCGACGGCAAGATCGTCGTCGCCGGAGGCTCCTGGTTCTCGCTGGCCCGGCTGAACCTCGACGGCTCGCCGGACACGGGCTTCGGTTCCGCGGGCACCGGCGTCGTCGACGACACCTTCGGCTCGACCTTCGAGGCCAACGACCTTCTGATCCAGGACGACGGCCGCATCGTGCTCGCCGGCGACGGCGCCGGCGACTTCATCCTCGCCCGCTTCGACCCCGACGGCCGCCGCGACCACTCCTTCGGCGGACCCGGAGCCAACGGCCGCGTGCAGACCGACCTCTACGGCGCCCGCGACTCCGCCAACGCGATCGCCGCCGGCCGGGACGGACGGCTCTACGTCACCGGTCGCACCACCAGCGCCGGCAGCAGCGACTACGACGTGGCGCTCGCCGCTTACTCCGCCGACGGCGGCCTGGACCGGAGCTTCGGCAGCAACGGCCGCGCCCGCGCCGACTTCGGCGACGACGACGAGGCCGCCTTCGGCATCGACGTGCAGCCCGACGGCCGCGTCGTCGTCGCCGGCCGCTCCCGCGTCTCCGACGCCAACAGCTACGACTTCGCCACCGCCCGCTTCACCGCCGGCGGCTTCCTCGACGCCTCCTTCGGCGGCGACGGCACGGTCACCACGCACTTGGGCCGCGGGTACGACGCCGCGTACGGCGTCGTCGTGCTCAACACCGGTCAGCTGCTCATCGGCGGCCGCACCTCCGGCCTCGGCACCACCAACGGCTACGACTACGGCGTGGTCCGCCTCGATGCCGACGGCTCGCGAGATCTGACCTTCGGTGAGGGCGGCGTCTCCGCGATCGACTTCGAGGGCGAGCGGGACGACGCCGAGGCTCTGGTCGTCGGCAACGACGGGCGGATCTTCCTGATCGGGCGAGCCGACGGCAAGATCGGCGTCGCCGCGACGACCGGCTTCGCGGCGCCGGATTCCGGCGGCAGCTTCGGCGCCGGGTGGCGGCTGGCCACGATGAAGCCGCACCACGTCTACGGCCCCACCGGCTACGTCGGTGGCGCGCACTACGAGCACCTCCCCATCGTGGCCGAAGACGGCGTCGGTGTGGCCCGGGTGCTCGCCGGCCAGTCCTTCGTGCTGCCCGGCGACGAGAGCTCGGCGCTGGCCACCACCGGATCGCTGGATTTCACGGCGCAGGCCGGAGCCGCCGCCGCCTCGGCGGGGCTGATCCTGGCCGGCTTCGCGGAACTGGAAGGATTCGGCGACACACCGAAGCGCAGGCTGAACCTCCGCTGGACGCCCGGCGGCGGCCTCCTGCTCGAGCAAGGCGGCACGGAGGTGTTCCGGCTGGCCGGTCCATGGGCCGACGGCAACCTCCACCGCTTCACGCTCGCGTGGGAGGGCGATCGCGTCACGTTCTTCGCCGACGGAGCCGTCGCCGCGTCCGGCACGCTGGTGGCCGCCACGGACTGGGCATCGTGTTCGCCGATGTTCGGGGACGAGAAGACGGACCAGCGGGGCACCGCCGCTGCCCAGGTGATCCGCGACGTGACCGTTGGCGAGGGATCTTTCTCGGTGGCGGACGCCGCGGCGGCGGTCGCTGCCGCATCGACCCCGCTGGCCACGGCTTCTCGAGAAGCCTTCATCGGGTACGAGGCGACCGACGGCAGCTTCTCGCAGAACTTCCTCGCCCAGCGCATCATCTCGCACGACGCGGGGGCGCTTGCCGACCCCGCCGAGATCGGCCGCGGCTGGATCCAGGACGGTTCCTTCACGCCGGACGTGCTCCTGCCCGGGCGACCCATCTACCAGACGCTGCTGTTCGGTGACCCCGGATCTTTTCAGAAAGTTTCGACGGTCTACACCACCGCGTCCGTCTCCGGCCGATCTGACGCCAACCAGATGGTCCGCGTGTCCAACGGGTGGATCACCGGAGAAGGATCGATGGCGCTGGATCTCACCTCGAAATCGCGGGAGATCCACTGGGGCCTGAACGTCTGGGACCACGATCGCTACGTCCAGCACGGACGCTTCAGCCACTACGTGGCGGATGGTGGCGGCGCAGCGAGCACCAACGGCACCCACTCCGACCTCCACCTCGGCTGGACCGATGGCAAGCGTTTCATCACCTCCGTTCTGCAGGCACCCGCGCCGATCTTCCGCGGGCACGTGAGCATGACCCTCGGCGGTGACCACCGCTTGACCCGGATCGTCCACTACCACGACCCCGCCGGATTCGTCGGCTCGGCCCCGATGACGCCGCTTGCCGCCGGTCTTCTGCGGGATCGCACCGGCGACAGCGTGCCGCTCTCGTTCATCGACGGCCCCGAAGCCGCGCCGGGTCAGACGGTCGGCTATGGCTCGGTGCGGTTGGCCGACGGCTCTTCGCTCGTCGGGATCGGCCTCGGCGCGTACCACCACCCGCCGGCGCAGACGCTCGGTGCGTCGACGGCGTTGGGCTCGGGACACGCCCAGACCACCAGCGTCGCTTCGGTGCGTCCCACAGACGCCCGGCCGGTCTGGATGGGTGCCGCACAGGGCGGATCCACGGAGATCCTCCGTCTGACCTACGACCCGGACGATCTCAGCTCCGCCCGCACCCACCTGGGCACCGGCTGGATCGACGAGGCGTGGCTGAAGACCACCGACACGCTGAACACCCGCCACTTCATCTCCGCCAATCCCGCGAGCCGCTTCTACCTCGACCCCGACAGCGACGCCGACGGCGACGGCATCCGCCTTCTCGACGAGCGGCTTTGGTGGAACACCAACCCCGACAGCCTCGACACCGACGGCGACGGCCTGCACGACGACTACGAGATCAGCTACCGCCCCGTCCTCGCCGGCCTCGGCGGCACGGTGAATCCTGGCGCTCCCGACGCCGCGAGCGCCTACGCCAGCCAGTCACCCCGGACCCAGCTCCGCGAGCTGCAGGTCGGGCAGGGCGACCTCTTCAACCCGCTCGTAAAGGACGACCCCAAGGCCGACTTCGACCGCGACGGCCTGCCGAACTACCTCGAATCCTCCTACGGCAGCCACCCCGGCCTCTCCGACACGGATGGCGATGGTGTCTCGGATCTCAAGGAGCACGAGCAGGGCTCCAGCCCGGTGGATCCCTCCGACCTGGGGCTCGCACCGCCGCTCGCCACAAAAGAGCGCGTGTCCGTCACGGTCGGCGACCCCAGCCCAAGCCACTCCGAGCAGTGGGCGCTGGAGTTCAACCGCACGACGCCGGGCGGCCCGGGTTCCACCGAGCGGGTCCGCCTGATGGCGCCCGACCACGGCCTGGTCATCACCGAGGACTTCTGGTTCGACGTGGGTGCCGACTACACGGGCGTGATCCAGCACGTGGGGTCGAACACCGACCCGCCGGACTACGACTGGACGGCCGACGTCAAGCTGGCGACCGAGCTTCCGCCGGAGCAGGCGGACCGCCCCCGAGCGGCGTTGACGGTGACCGAGGTCAACAACAAGGATGAGCCGGTGCTGCCCGGAGGCAGCGACTTCAACATCGACGAAGGGAAGATCATCGTGCGGCTTCGGCCATCTGTGGAGATTGATCTGGACGTAGATTCCGACAACACGGCCGGCCTGTACGGCGGCCCGGACGGGACCGACGAGGAGGATGAGCACGAAGACGCTTATGGAGATCCCGAGCACCCGGGAAAGATCCTGCTCGCCAACACGCTCGATCACGACCGCGACCTGATCCCCGACTACGCCGACGGCTTCGGGCTCGACGTCGGCATGCCCACCGCAGACCGATCCACAGGCGCCCGCTTCACGCCGCTGAATCTGGAGGTCACCGGCGTCCTGGAGCTTGTGCCGGAGGCCGTGCTTCGCATCGACTACGCGGCGTCGGTTCCTTTGGAGATCCAGGCCACCCCGTCGGACCTCTTCGCCTTGCCCCAGACCGGCAACCTCCGGCTCTGGAACCTCGACGCCAGCACGGCACGCAACGGCGAGTCGTTGCTTAACGGGGGGAACTTCGTTGCCCCCGGCGTCTACAGCTTCGCTGAGCTTGGGCTTAGGCGAGGGGCCTCCAGCGGGCAGTTGTGGCTCGAAGCGGTGGGAGCGAGCGACGTGATTGGCGGCGACCGCATCACCGCATCCGTCGGGACGCTTCAGGAGGACGACGTCGCGGGTGAAACCTTCTTAACGCTCTTCAGCGACACGGTCGGCTTCACCGCGGTGGAGGTGCAGCTCGAGCAGCGCAACACCGCGGGCGGCGGCTGGGTAGACGCGAACGGATTCCTGGCCGCCGACCTTCGGCCATTTCCTGACGGCAGCGTTCCGGACCACTTCGTGTACCGCTTCGCCGTGGAGGACCCACGCTTTGAGGCAGAAACGATCACCCTCGGTAATCACGACCTCTCGCTGAGCGGCGGGTCGGTCCGCTACAGCGAAGAGTTCGGGGTGGCCCGACCAGGTCAGGCCGGGATGGCAGATTCGAGCTATCTGATCCTCTCGGCGGGCGAAGTCGACTTCTCCTACAACCCGAACGGCAGCTACCCGGTGGAGTGGGTGGACGACGTGGCCGCCGCGGACCGCGAGGTCGCTGCCGAGGTCGATCGGGCCGTGACGGACATGCACGGGAGGTGGGCGGCTCCGGCTCCGGAGCCGGGCAACTCGCCGAACCCCGGTGCGTTCGGCAACGAGGTGCATCGCCGCGTCAGCGAGCGGCTGCAGGGGCGGCCGGGTTGGCTCGTGGACGTCGTGGTGGACGAACAAACCAACCGCGTCGTGAAGATCGGGGGCGGACCCGGCGGCAGCGGCACCACGCAGGTGGACCTGATCAAGCTCAGGAGCGGGGTGTCGCCGGAGGTCGGCGACGTCTTGGCGAAAGAAGACATCAAGGGGGTTTACGACATCAAATCATCGGCTTCAGGAAACGTCCCGCGGGCTCAACGATTGAAGCTCAAGGTCGTGAGCCAGGGTGGTGCCGCTGCCAACCAGGGTGGCGCGGGAGAAGTGAAGGTGACGCGCACCCGGTACCGCTGGACCGCCGGAGGGGGCTGGACGGAAAATCTAAAAGTCGCTCGTTCGCTGAAGGTGATGTCGGCCTTCGGGCTGACCACCACGGCTTCGGCCTTCGTCCACGCGGACGAGCTCGACGCGGAGCTGCTCGACGTGGTCGCCGCGTTCGAGGAAGCCAAGCGGGTGGACCTGACGCAGCGCCCCGGCGTGCTGGCCATCGCGACGGGCAAGTTCGCCAACTACCTGAGCCACTTCGACCCGAGCGGCAACGTGCAGGCGCTCTCGCTCGCGGCCTTCCTGCAGGTGCTCAGCAGCGACGCCTTTGAGCGGGGGGACCTGTGA
- a CDS encoding transposase, translating to MPRRNRCLIVDPDLPQAWHVSNRCARSLFLLEPGAQDRGDREPEDHRKELLLARLEKLAAVSSIEVLAFSVMGNHLHLVLRNVPEVGHAWSPREVLDRWLALHPLRNRQGPREPEPGELEALVADKGWVAATRRKLMDLSQFMKELKQHVAVAVNKLESGSGAFWSGRYKSKPIDDPEGHQLVRSMVYVDLNPLAAGLCDRPEDGRHTSLEGRLGRDQPATPQQAEPAERAPTAAFRRSRSASWLVPLAGEDPRSRMHEAARAASAAVPAAGRTVLAGLTLRRYLRVVDAVSRLLRSGKASLDRRLAPILERVGLGPEDLRVGFARMATGSPHF from the coding sequence GTGCCGCGCCGCAACCGCTGCCTGATCGTCGACCCCGACCTCCCGCAGGCGTGGCACGTCAGCAACCGCTGCGCGAGGTCTCTGTTCCTGCTGGAGCCCGGAGCCCAAGACCGCGGGGATCGCGAGCCGGAGGACCACCGCAAGGAGCTGCTGCTGGCGAGGCTGGAGAAGCTGGCGGCGGTCAGCTCCATCGAGGTGCTGGCCTTCAGCGTCATGGGCAACCACCTGCACCTGGTCCTGCGCAACGTGCCCGAGGTCGGCCACGCCTGGTCGCCGCGGGAGGTGCTGGACCGCTGGCTCGCCCTGCACCCGCTGCGGAACCGCCAGGGCCCGCGGGAGCCCGAGCCCGGCGAGCTGGAGGCGCTGGTGGCCGACAAAGGGTGGGTCGCCGCCACGAGGCGGAAGCTGATGGACCTCTCGCAGTTCATGAAAGAGCTCAAGCAGCACGTGGCCGTGGCCGTCAACAAGCTCGAGAGCGGCAGCGGCGCCTTCTGGAGCGGTCGGTACAAGAGCAAGCCGATCGACGATCCCGAGGGTCACCAGCTGGTGCGTTCGATGGTGTACGTGGACCTGAACCCCCTGGCGGCGGGGCTGTGCGATCGACCCGAGGACGGCCGGCACACCTCGCTGGAGGGGCGGCTGGGGCGGGACCAGCCAGCAACCCCGCAGCAAGCCGAGCCCGCCGAGCGGGCACCCACCGCCGCCTTCCGCCGCTCCCGCAGCGCCTCGTGGCTGGTGCCGCTGGCGGGCGAGGATCCCAGGTCGCGGATGCACGAAGCCGCCCGTGCCGCATCGGCGGCCGTGCCCGCTGCAGGCCGCACCGTCTTGGCCGGTCTGACCCTGCGTCGGTACCTGCGTGTGGTGGACGCCGTGTCGCGTCTCCTGCGTTCGGGCAAGGCCTCGCTGGACCGCCGTCTCGCGCCGATCCTCGAGCGTGTGGGCCTGGGCCCGGAGGACCTCCGCGTCGGCTTCGCGCGGATGGCCACCGGCTCGCCGCACTTCTGA
- a CDS encoding IS256 family transposase, giving the protein MDLLTQHGTDAMAQAFAATLNIAMRLEREQHLGAAEHERSADRTGYANGFSPKQLDTPAGRVTVAVPKTRPVPGRGGSFEPFFPQALQRGSRACRAVNATLAQMYVQGVSTRDVKAVMAELGLENVTSAQVSRATAELDEELRAWRERPLGTVERLILDARYEKVREGGIVRDVAVLTAVGVLPNGSRSVLGVSVALSEAEVHWRAFLDSLVARGMRGVELVTSDDHAGLAEARKAVLPAVPWQRCQFHLANNAIHHAPTAATREKIGKQLGQVWNAPARAEADRRLADLIDEHEPKSPRLAKWLGKNVPEGLTVFAFPPAQRKKLRTSNGIERPIQQELKRRTRKIRVFPNAESLLRLCSALLVEIDDDWQASTRRYLPASEEVAR; this is encoded by the coding sequence ATGGACCTGCTGACCCAGCACGGCACCGACGCCATGGCCCAGGCCTTCGCCGCCACACTCAACATCGCCATGCGGCTCGAGCGTGAGCAACACCTCGGTGCCGCCGAGCACGAACGGTCGGCGGATCGCACCGGCTACGCCAACGGCTTCTCACCCAAGCAGCTGGACACGCCTGCCGGACGCGTCACCGTCGCCGTGCCCAAGACCCGACCGGTCCCCGGCCGCGGCGGGAGCTTCGAGCCCTTCTTCCCGCAAGCTCTGCAACGTGGCAGCCGCGCCTGCCGGGCCGTCAACGCCACGCTGGCCCAGATGTACGTCCAGGGCGTCTCCACCCGCGACGTCAAAGCCGTCATGGCCGAACTGGGCCTCGAGAACGTGACCTCCGCCCAGGTCAGCCGGGCCACCGCGGAACTGGACGAAGAGCTTCGTGCCTGGCGAGAGCGGCCCTTGGGCACCGTCGAGCGGCTGATCCTCGACGCCCGCTACGAGAAGGTCCGCGAAGGCGGAATCGTCCGCGACGTGGCCGTGCTCACCGCCGTGGGCGTCCTGCCCAACGGCTCCCGCTCGGTGCTGGGCGTCTCGGTGGCCCTCTCCGAGGCGGAGGTTCACTGGCGAGCGTTCCTCGACTCGCTGGTGGCTCGCGGCATGCGGGGCGTGGAGCTTGTCACCAGCGACGACCACGCCGGGCTGGCCGAAGCCCGGAAGGCCGTGCTGCCAGCGGTGCCGTGGCAGCGGTGCCAGTTCCATCTGGCCAACAACGCGATCCACCACGCACCCACGGCCGCCACACGCGAGAAGATCGGCAAGCAGCTCGGCCAAGTCTGGAACGCGCCCGCTCGGGCCGAGGCCGACCGCCGGCTTGCCGACCTGATCGACGAGCACGAGCCAAAGAGCCCGCGGCTGGCGAAGTGGCTCGGCAAGAACGTGCCCGAAGGCCTCACCGTCTTCGCCTTCCCGCCGGCGCAGCGGAAGAAGCTTCGGACCTCCAACGGCATCGAGCGGCCGATCCAGCAGGAGCTCAAGCGTCGGACCCGCAAGATCCGCGTGTTCCCCAACGCCGAGTCGTTGCTTCGGCTGTGCTCGGCCTTGCTGGTCGAGATCGACGACGATTGGCAGGCCTCCACCCGCCGCTACCTGCCCGCTTCCGAGGAGGTGGCCCGCTGA
- a CDS encoding Fe(2+)-trafficking protein — protein MSTEATADEAAEARIAQWQRMAEEAPDDMAFFSLGEAYRAVGRHAEAADAYKEALVHNPDMSRALQHLGEAQLKLGQEAEATDTLTRGYAIAAGRGDVMPMRAMGERLKRLGAPIPEVESAAEKAAALQAESGGTQVLDKRTGQPQPRLDGPPMRGPIGEYIVENFGQVTWTQWIGQGTKVINELRLDFSNPEHQDVYEQHMLEWLGVTEKEISASASADGEDRSG, from the coding sequence ATGAGCACCGAAGCGACCGCCGACGAAGCCGCCGAAGCCCGCATCGCCCAGTGGCAGCGCATGGCGGAGGAGGCGCCCGACGACATGGCCTTCTTCTCGCTGGGTGAGGCCTACCGCGCGGTGGGCCGGCACGCGGAGGCGGCGGACGCGTACAAGGAAGCCCTCGTGCACAACCCGGACATGTCCCGGGCGTTGCAGCACCTCGGCGAGGCGCAGCTCAAGCTCGGGCAGGAGGCCGAGGCGACCGACACCCTCACCCGCGGCTACGCCATCGCGGCCGGCCGCGGCGACGTGATGCCGATGCGCGCGATGGGAGAGCGGCTAAAGCGGCTGGGGGCGCCGATCCCCGAGGTCGAGTCCGCGGCGGAGAAGGCCGCCGCGCTGCAGGCGGAGAGCGGCGGGACGCAGGTGCTCGACAAGCGGACGGGCCAGCCCCAGCCCCGGCTCGACGGCCCGCCCATGCGGGGCCCGATCGGCGAGTACATCGTGGAGAACTTCGGGCAGGTCACCTGGACCCAGTGGATCGGCCAGGGCACCAAGGTGATCAACGAGCTGCGGCTGGACTTCTCCAACCCCGAGCACCAGGACGTGTACGAGCAGCACATGCTCGAGTGGCTCGGGGTGACGGAGAAGGAGATCTCGGCGTCCGCGTCCGCAGACGGCGAGGACCGATCGGGATGA
- a CDS encoding class IV adenylate cyclase, giving the protein MPIETEAKLPLADPEGLRRRLAALDAPLAAAFTEDNRFFDLPGDRLRGADRALRLRTETPRAGSPHAGPPRHVLCHKGPRLPGAGGAADGLKRRPEHEIVVADADGAAAFLAALGYAPRFRFEKRRDRHRLGGCVVEIDELPGLGFFVEVEGPDPDAVEATLARLGLRDAPREPRGYLALLIEGGRCGPGDPPTFRFG; this is encoded by the coding sequence ATGCCGATCGAGACCGAAGCCAAGCTCCCGCTCGCCGATCCCGAAGGCCTCCGCCGGCGGCTGGCGGCGCTCGACGCGCCGCTCGCCGCCGCCTTCACCGAGGACAACCGCTTCTTCGACCTCCCCGGCGACCGCCTCCGCGGCGCCGACCGCGCCCTCCGCCTGCGGACCGAGACCCCACGCGCCGGGAGCCCCCACGCCGGCCCCCCGCGCCACGTGCTCTGCCACAAGGGGCCCCGCCTCCCCGGCGCCGGCGGCGCCGCCGACGGCCTGAAGCGCCGCCCCGAGCACGAGATCGTGGTTGCCGACGCCGACGGCGCCGCCGCCTTCCTTGCCGCCCTGGGCTACGCCCCCCGCTTCCGCTTCGAGAAGCGCCGCGACCGGCACCGCCTCGGCGGCTGCGTTGTCGAGATCGACGAGCTGCCGGGCCTGGGCTTCTTCGTCGAGGTCGAGGGGCCCGACCCGGACGCGGTGGAGGCCACGCTGGCCCGCCTGGGCCTCCGCGACGCGCCGCGCGAGCCGCGCGGGTACCTCGCGCTGCTCATCGAGGGGGGCCGCTGCGGACCGGGCGACCCGCCGACCTTCCGCTTCGGTTGA